A genome region from Mesorhizobium sp. B2-1-8 includes the following:
- the purH gene encoding bifunctional phosphoribosylaminoimidazolecarboxamide formyltransferase/IMP cyclohydrolase → MAVPAKNIPAPDLVPVRRALLSVFDKTGLIDFARALAAAGVELVSTGGTAKAIAEAGMAVRDVSELTGFPEIMDGRVKTLHPSVHGALLGVRDDPEHALAMRKYGIEPIDLVVSNLYPFEEVRRSGADYAAIVENIDIGGPAMIRASAKNHAYVAIVTDPGDYAAVLNALEMNIGSLSLDFRKKLAAKAFARTATYDAAISGWFAEALEIEHPTWRAFGGRLAEVMRYGENPHQDAGFYVNGDKRPGVATARQLQGKQLSYNNINDTDAAFELAGEFDPNRSAAVAIIKHANPCGVAEGTSLKAAYAKALACDPVSAFGGIVALNRTLDAEAAEEIVKTFTEVIIAPDATDEAAAIVAAKKNLRLLVTSGLPDPRTAGTTVKSVSGGLLVQGRDNAVVDDLELKVVTKRAPTPAEMADLKFAFRVAKHVKSNAIVYAKDGATVGIGAGQMSRVDSSRIAARKAVDAAETAGMAEPLTKGSVVASDAFFPFADGLLSAIEAGATAVIQPGGSMRDDDVIAAADEHGIAMVFTGVRHFRH, encoded by the coding sequence ATGGCCGTTCCTGCCAAGAACATCCCCGCCCCCGACCTCGTTCCGGTTCGCCGTGCCTTGCTCTCCGTCTTCGACAAGACCGGGTTGATCGATTTCGCCAGGGCACTGGCCGCGGCCGGCGTCGAGCTCGTCTCCACCGGCGGCACGGCAAAAGCGATCGCCGAAGCCGGCATGGCGGTGCGCGACGTCTCCGAGCTCACCGGCTTTCCCGAGATCATGGACGGCCGCGTCAAGACGCTGCACCCATCCGTGCATGGCGCGCTGCTTGGCGTGCGCGACGATCCCGAGCATGCATTGGCGATGCGCAAATACGGCATCGAGCCGATCGACCTCGTCGTCTCCAATCTTTATCCGTTCGAGGAGGTCCGCCGCTCCGGCGCCGACTACGCGGCGATCGTCGAGAATATCGACATTGGCGGCCCGGCGATGATCCGCGCCTCGGCCAAGAACCATGCCTATGTCGCCATCGTCACCGATCCCGGCGACTACGCCGCGGTGTTGAACGCGCTGGAGATGAACATCGGCTCGCTGTCGCTGGATTTCCGCAAGAAGCTGGCGGCCAAGGCCTTCGCCCGCACCGCCACTTATGACGCGGCGATCTCGGGCTGGTTCGCCGAGGCGCTGGAGATCGAACATCCGACCTGGCGCGCCTTCGGCGGCAGGCTTGCCGAGGTCATGCGCTATGGCGAAAACCCGCATCAGGATGCCGGCTTCTACGTCAATGGCGACAAACGGCCGGGCGTCGCCACGGCGCGGCAGTTGCAGGGCAAGCAGCTATCCTACAACAACATCAACGATACAGACGCCGCCTTCGAACTGGCCGGCGAGTTCGATCCGAACCGCTCGGCCGCCGTCGCCATCATCAAGCACGCCAATCCATGTGGCGTCGCCGAAGGTACGTCGTTGAAAGCGGCCTACGCCAAAGCGCTCGCCTGCGACCCGGTCTCGGCCTTCGGCGGCATCGTCGCCTTGAACCGCACCCTTGACGCCGAGGCGGCCGAGGAGATCGTGAAGACCTTCACCGAGGTGATCATCGCGCCCGACGCCACCGACGAGGCCGCGGCAATCGTAGCTGCCAAGAAGAATTTGCGCCTGCTGGTCACCAGCGGCCTGCCCGACCCGCGCACGGCAGGCACGACGGTCAAGTCGGTTTCCGGCGGCTTGCTCGTCCAGGGCCGCGACAATGCCGTGGTCGACGACCTCGAGCTGAAGGTGGTGACGAAGCGCGCCCCGACGCCAGCCGAAATGGCCGACCTCAAATTCGCCTTCCGCGTCGCCAAGCACGTCAAGTCGAACGCCATCGTCTATGCCAAGGACGGCGCCACCGTCGGCATCGGCGCCGGCCAGATGAGCCGGGTCGATTCCTCACGCATCGCCGCGCGCAAGGCCGTCGACGCGGCGGAGACGGCAGGCATGGCGGAGCCGTTGACCAAGGGCTCCGTCGTCGCTTCGGACGCCTTCTTCCCCTTCGCCGACGGCCTGCTGTCGGCGATCGAGGCCGGTGCCACCGCCGTGATCCAGCCGGGCGGCTCGATGCGCGACGACGACGTCATCGCCGCCGCCGACGAACACGGCATCGCCATGGTGTTCACAGGCGTGCGGCATTTCCGGCATTGA
- a CDS encoding heparinase II/III domain-containing protein, whose product MALAASNTTRLWTLVAKEFWRKTRRRLRAGPIYRWRYSGRTPERVLIAPPDLRLADPQIALEIYYGRYPLSGHLVETGGKSPFQINVPNHGWQKTLHGFRWLRHMRAAGTELAAANARALVSDWIAMRGNHISGIAWEPGTTAKRIIAWLQHSSVVLQGAEFPFYRAFLKSLAMQIRYLRSMAREMPDGKDRLRARIALAFAALSLPAPASALRRATRNLAEELNRQILADGGHISRNPMAVLEILADLLPLRQTYANQAEAPPQALIGAIDRMLPALRFFRHQDGSLARFNGMGATIHDRIATILRHDDTAGSPLLHAPHSGYERLAIGGTTVIADTGPPPPVDVSNAAHAGCLAFELSSGRQHYIVNAGIDTYGAAEFRPLARATAAHSTATINDTSSARFTHALRVNDQLGSPLIGGPQQVQCKRIDQKGVHGFIARHDGYLQRFGFLHERELKLSADGNVLAGRDRFQRPGNAAIRNSGRDFITVRFHVHPDINLLQDEQERLVLTADQADTWVFTSGEVTPEVEESIYFAGLGGPRRSRQIVLAFKASEIAEVHWQLTRTKIVGYPENN is encoded by the coding sequence TTGGCACTGGCTGCCAGCAACACGACGCGTCTGTGGACGCTGGTCGCGAAGGAGTTCTGGCGCAAGACGCGCCGGCGCCTGCGTGCCGGCCCGATCTATCGTTGGCGCTATTCCGGACGCACACCCGAACGCGTCCTGATCGCGCCGCCGGACCTGCGCCTTGCCGATCCACAGATCGCGCTCGAGATCTATTACGGCCGTTATCCACTGTCTGGCCATCTGGTCGAGACTGGTGGCAAATCCCCTTTCCAGATCAATGTCCCCAATCATGGTTGGCAGAAGACGCTGCATGGCTTTCGCTGGCTGCGCCATATGCGTGCCGCCGGCACGGAGCTCGCCGCGGCAAATGCCCGCGCGCTCGTCTCCGACTGGATCGCCATGCGTGGCAACCATATTTCGGGCATTGCCTGGGAACCAGGCACGACGGCCAAACGCATCATCGCCTGGTTGCAGCATTCTTCCGTCGTGCTGCAGGGCGCCGAGTTCCCCTTCTACCGTGCTTTCCTGAAATCGCTGGCCATGCAGATCCGTTATCTCAGGTCGATGGCGCGCGAAATGCCCGACGGCAAGGACCGGCTGCGCGCCCGCATCGCGCTGGCCTTCGCGGCACTGTCCCTGCCGGCGCCGGCCTCGGCGTTGCGCCGCGCTACCCGCAACCTCGCAGAGGAACTCAATCGCCAGATCCTTGCCGACGGCGGCCATATCTCGCGCAATCCAATGGCGGTGCTGGAAATCCTCGCCGACCTCCTGCCGCTGCGCCAGACCTATGCCAACCAGGCCGAAGCGCCGCCGCAGGCGCTGATCGGCGCCATCGACCGCATGCTGCCGGCGCTGCGCTTCTTCCGCCATCAGGATGGCAGCCTCGCCCGTTTCAACGGCATGGGCGCCACAATCCATGACCGCATCGCCACCATCCTGCGCCATGACGACACCGCCGGCTCGCCGCTGCTGCATGCGCCGCATTCGGGCTATGAGCGGCTGGCGATCGGCGGCACCACCGTCATCGCCGATACCGGCCCGCCGCCGCCGGTCGACGTCTCCAATGCAGCGCATGCCGGCTGCCTCGCCTTCGAACTCTCTTCGGGACGCCAGCACTATATCGTCAATGCCGGCATCGACACCTACGGCGCCGCCGAGTTCCGGCCGCTGGCTCGCGCCACCGCCGCGCATTCGACAGCCACCATCAACGACACGTCTTCGGCGCGTTTCACCCACGCGCTGCGGGTCAACGACCAGTTGGGTTCACCGTTGATCGGCGGCCCGCAGCAAGTGCAGTGCAAGCGCATCGACCAGAAGGGCGTCCACGGCTTCATCGCCCGTCATGACGGCTATCTCCAGCGTTTCGGCTTCCTGCATGAGCGTGAGCTGAAACTCTCCGCGGACGGCAATGTGCTGGCGGGTCGGGACCGGTTCCAGCGGCCCGGCAACGCAGCGATCCGCAACAGCGGCCGCGATTTCATCACCGTGCGCTTTCACGTCCATCCTGACATCAATCTGCTGCAGGACGAACAGGAACGGCTGGTACTGACCGCCGATCAGGCCGATACCTGGGTGTTCACCTCGGGCGAAGTGACGCCCGAAGTTGAGGAATCGATCTATTTCGCCGGTCTGGGCGGTCCGCGCCGCAGCCGCCAGATCGTGCTCGCCTTCAAGGCGTCCGAAATTGCCGAAGTCCATTGGCAGCTGACGCGGACAAAGATCGTCGGTTATCCCGAAAACAACTGA
- a CDS encoding RsmB/NOP family class I SAM-dependent RNA methyltransferase has product MGSQPDRAQRPVVVSVAGRAPRRTVSGDQDHDAGGEFVAGLAARKAAARLLAAVIDARTPLDGLTDHENGHPQYRALDLRDRGLVRAILVTALRYRMTITGLLARRLEKSLPPNATALSHILHVAAAQILFLDIPDSAAVDLAVTHAKSDPRTQRFSGLVNGVLRTLARAKEAELPAALAATDEAPKWFSDRLKAAYGTEKARQILAAHRHEAPVDFSVKADADLWAEKLGGIVLPTGTVRVEKLAGAVTELPGFAEGAWWVQDAAASLPARLFGDVAGLRVADLCAAPGGKTAQLILAGARVTAVDTSKNRLARLAQNLDRLGLSADIVQADLLKFEPSELFDAVLLDAPCSSTGTVRRHPDVPWTKTAADVEKLADLQRRLLARAVMLVRPGGRIVFSNCSLDPLEGEELHRSFLEDTAAVIDDPLRQGEIAGIDSFLTPQGTLRTTPADLDLGAPERSGLDGFFAARMRRTPA; this is encoded by the coding sequence ATGGGGTCGCAACCCGACCGGGCCCAAAGGCCGGTGGTCGTGAGCGTGGCGGGCAGGGCACCTCGACGCACGGTTTCAGGCGATCAGGACCACGATGCCGGCGGCGAGTTCGTTGCCGGCCTTGCCGCGCGCAAGGCGGCGGCGCGGCTGCTGGCAGCCGTCATCGATGCACGCACGCCGCTTGACGGCCTGACCGACCACGAGAACGGCCATCCGCAATACAGGGCGCTCGATTTGCGCGACCGCGGCCTGGTGCGCGCAATACTGGTCACCGCGCTGCGCTACCGCATGACCATAACGGGACTGCTGGCGCGGCGCCTGGAAAAGTCGCTGCCGCCCAACGCGACCGCCTTGTCGCACATATTGCATGTGGCGGCGGCGCAGATCCTGTTCCTCGACATCCCCGACAGCGCCGCGGTCGACCTCGCCGTGACCCACGCCAAGTCCGATCCCCGAACGCAGCGTTTTTCCGGCCTGGTCAACGGCGTGCTGCGCACGCTGGCGCGAGCCAAGGAAGCCGAGCTTCCGGCCGCGCTTGCCGCCACCGACGAAGCGCCAAAATGGTTTTCCGACCGGCTGAAGGCCGCCTATGGCACCGAGAAGGCCCGGCAGATCCTGGCCGCCCATCGCCACGAGGCGCCGGTCGATTTCTCGGTCAAGGCCGATGCCGACCTCTGGGCCGAAAAGCTCGGCGGCATCGTCCTGCCCACGGGAACGGTTCGGGTGGAGAAGCTTGCCGGCGCCGTCACCGAATTGCCTGGCTTCGCGGAGGGCGCATGGTGGGTCCAGGATGCCGCCGCCAGCCTTCCCGCCCGGCTGTTCGGCGATGTCGCCGGCCTGCGCGTCGCCGATCTTTGCGCAGCGCCCGGCGGCAAGACCGCACAGCTCATTCTCGCTGGCGCCAGGGTCACAGCGGTAGACACCTCGAAGAACCGCCTGGCGCGGCTGGCGCAGAATCTCGATCGCCTTGGCCTGTCGGCCGACATCGTCCAGGCCGACCTGCTCAAATTCGAGCCCAGCGAATTGTTCGACGCCGTGCTGCTCGACGCGCCATGTTCCTCGACCGGTACGGTGCGCCGGCATCCCGACGTGCCATGGACCAAGACGGCGGCGGACGTCGAAAAGCTCGCAGACCTGCAACGCAGGCTGCTCGCCCGCGCCGTTATGCTGGTCAGGCCCGGCGGCAGGATCGTCTTTTCCAATTGTTCGCTCGATCCGCTCGAGGGCGAAGAACTGCATCGTTCCTTTCTCGAGGACACGGCTGCGGTCATTGATGATCCGCTGCGGCAAGGCGAGATCGCCGGCATCGATTCGTTCCTGACGCCGCAAGGCACGCTGCGCACCACACCCGCCGATCTCGACCTCGGCGCCCCGGAGCGCTCCGGTCTGGACGGCTTCTTCGCCGCACGCATGCGTCGAACGCCGGCTTAA
- the htpX gene encoding zinc metalloprotease HtpX has product MNTIRTAMLLATMTALFMGVGFLIGGSGGMMIALVIAAGTNLFSYWNADKMVLSMNHAVEVDEKNAPEYYAIVQALAKQAGLPMPKTYLIDNPQPNAFATGRNPQNAAVAASTGLLQRLTHEEVAAVMAHELAHVQHRDTLTMTIVATFAGAISMLGNFAFFLGGNRDNNPFGFVGVLAAMIVAPFAAMIVQMAVSRTREYEADRRGAEICGHPLWLASALDKIARGAERIPNPDAERNPAMAHLFIINPLHGERMDSLFSTHPSTDNRIAALQAMARQMGDGASRATQRQAPTPPQADEPQSAGPWGKPAEPEQTAEPASPKPNPWGRNPTGPKGRWS; this is encoded by the coding sequence ATGAACACCATTCGCACCGCCATGCTTCTCGCCACCATGACGGCGCTGTTCATGGGCGTCGGCTTTTTGATCGGCGGTTCGGGCGGCATGATGATCGCGTTGGTGATCGCCGCCGGCACCAATTTGTTCAGCTATTGGAACGCCGACAAGATGGTGCTGTCGATGAACCACGCCGTCGAGGTCGACGAGAAGAACGCGCCCGAATATTACGCCATCGTCCAGGCACTGGCCAAGCAGGCCGGCCTGCCGATGCCGAAAACCTATCTGATCGACAATCCGCAGCCGAATGCCTTCGCCACCGGCCGCAACCCGCAGAACGCGGCGGTCGCCGCCTCCACCGGCCTGCTGCAGCGGCTGACCCATGAAGAGGTCGCCGCCGTGATGGCGCATGAACTCGCCCACGTCCAGCACCGCGACACGCTGACCATGACCATCGTCGCCACCTTTGCCGGTGCCATCTCGATGCTCGGCAATTTCGCCTTTTTCCTCGGCGGCAACCGCGACAACAACCCGTTCGGCTTCGTCGGCGTGCTGGCGGCGATGATCGTGGCGCCCTTCGCGGCCATGATCGTGCAGATGGCGGTCAGCCGCACCCGCGAATATGAGGCCGACCGGCGTGGCGCCGAAATCTGTGGACACCCGCTGTGGCTGGCCTCCGCGCTTGACAAGATCGCCCGCGGGGCCGAACGGATCCCCAACCCCGATGCCGAGCGCAATCCCGCGATGGCGCATCTCTTCATCATCAACCCCCTGCATGGCGAGCGCATGGACAGTCTGTTCTCTACCCATCCGAGCACCGACAACCGCATCGCCGCCCTGCAGGCGATGGCGCGGCAAATGGGCGACGGTGCATCGCGGGCCACGCAGCGCCAGGCACCGACACCACCGCAGGCGGACGAGCCGCAATCGGCCGGACCGTGGGGCAAGCCGGCCGAACCGGAACAGACGGCCGAACCGGCCAGCCCGAAGCCCAATCCATGGGGTCGCAACCCGACCGGGCCCAAAGGCCGGTGGTCGTGA
- a CDS encoding DUF1674 domain-containing protein: MNDETSKTPAGPDDGVPPKELTPAARRALQEAEARRQDYRRKEAALPREIGGRGGKEPGRYGDWEVKGLTSDF, encoded by the coding sequence ATGAACGACGAAACCAGTAAAACGCCGGCCGGCCCCGATGACGGCGTGCCGCCAAAAGAACTGACGCCCGCCGCCCGCCGCGCGCTGCAGGAAGCCGAGGCAAGGCGGCAGGACTACCGCCGCAAGGAAGCAGCACTGCCCCGGGAAATCGGCGGCCGTGGGGGCAAGGAGCCCGGCCGCTATGGCGACTGGGAGGTAAAAGGCCTGACCAGCGACTTCTAA
- a CDS encoding HAD-IA family hydrolase: MFAGRKFAAFLFDMDGTLINSIASAERVWGDWARRHGLDVAAFLPTIHGVRAIETITALALPGVDPRHEADLLLKAEADDLDGILQIAGAVSFLNALPPERWAIVTSAPRSLALARMKVAGIPVPAVLIAAEDVSRGKPAPDCFQLGARRLGFDARDCLVFEDAPAGIAAAEAAGASVMVINATHQHPLATQHAAIAGYDEIDITVDERGWVALEPQRDAA, encoded by the coding sequence ATGTTTGCTGGCAGAAAATTCGCCGCCTTCCTCTTCGACATGGACGGCACGCTCATCAATTCCATCGCCTCGGCGGAGCGGGTCTGGGGCGATTGGGCGCGGCGCCACGGCCTCGACGTCGCGGCCTTCCTGCCGACGATCCACGGCGTTCGGGCGATCGAGACCATCACCGCCCTGGCGCTCCCGGGTGTCGACCCGAGACACGAAGCGGATTTGCTGCTGAAGGCCGAGGCCGACGATCTCGATGGCATCCTCCAGATCGCCGGCGCCGTGTCATTTCTCAACGCGCTGCCGCCGGAACGCTGGGCGATCGTAACCTCGGCGCCGCGCTCGTTGGCGCTTGCGCGCATGAAGGTCGCCGGCATTCCTGTCCCTGCCGTCCTCATCGCGGCGGAGGACGTTTCCCGCGGTAAGCCGGCGCCCGATTGCTTCCAGCTCGGCGCAAGACGGCTTGGCTTCGACGCACGCGATTGTCTGGTGTTCGAGGATGCCCCGGCCGGCATTGCGGCGGCGGAGGCGGCGGGCGCGTCGGTCATGGTGATCAACGCCACGCACCAGCATCCCCTGGCAACACAGCATGCCGCGATCGCCGGTTATGATGAGATCGACATCACCGTCGACGAACGCGGCTGGGTTGCGCTCGAGCCGCAGCGCGACGCTGCTTAA